From Cyanobium sp. Tous-M-B4, the proteins below share one genomic window:
- the purF gene encoding amidophosphoribosyltransferase gives MRPDKPEEACGVYAVLAPGQPVANLTYFGLYALQHRGQESAGIAVFDAERKVRLHKDMGLVSQVFDQAVLERLTGDLAIGHNRYSTTGSSKVCNAQPVVLNTRIGPFALAHNGNLVNAAELRHDLASIASELTSTTDSELIAFAIQQAVNRGLDWDGAIRAAAECCRGAFSLVIGTPDGLFALRDGHGIRPLVFGHIGETEQAQWVVSSESCGLDIIGAAFDGDVEPGEIIHFRPGQAEPSRSRWCEQPTKLCVFEMIYFARPDSRFFGESLYSYRVRIGEALARETPVEADIVIGVPDSGIPAAIGYSQLSGIPFADGLIKNRYVGRTFIQPTQAMREAGIRVKLNPLPDVLAGKRVVVIDDSIVRGTTSRKLVQALRDAGATEVHMRISSPPVTHPCFYGIDTDTQDQLIAARLTLEEIATHLGVDSLAYLSKQGMVDAAHANSAHFCTACFDGAYPIEMDEQVSSSKLMLEPAGIAAKVLQEL, from the coding sequence ATGCGTCCGGACAAGCCCGAGGAAGCCTGCGGCGTCTATGCCGTGCTGGCGCCGGGGCAACCGGTGGCCAACCTCACTTACTTCGGCCTATACGCCCTGCAGCATCGCGGCCAGGAATCGGCCGGTATCGCTGTGTTTGATGCAGAGCGCAAGGTGCGCCTGCACAAGGACATGGGCCTGGTGAGCCAGGTGTTTGATCAGGCCGTGCTGGAGCGCCTTACTGGCGATCTAGCCATCGGCCACAACCGCTATTCCACCACCGGCAGCAGCAAGGTTTGCAACGCTCAGCCGGTGGTGCTCAACACCCGCATTGGCCCTTTCGCCCTTGCCCATAACGGCAATTTGGTCAATGCAGCCGAGCTCCGCCACGATCTGGCGTCCATTGCCAGCGAGCTCACCTCCACCACCGACTCCGAACTGATCGCTTTTGCGATTCAGCAGGCCGTGAACCGGGGCCTGGATTGGGATGGGGCGATTCGGGCCGCTGCCGAGTGCTGCCGCGGTGCCTTCAGCTTGGTGATCGGCACGCCTGATGGGCTTTTTGCCCTCCGGGATGGCCATGGCATCCGGCCTTTGGTGTTTGGCCATATCGGTGAAACGGAGCAAGCCCAGTGGGTGGTGAGCAGTGAGTCGTGCGGGCTCGACATCATCGGTGCCGCCTTTGATGGCGATGTTGAGCCCGGCGAAATCATCCATTTCCGTCCAGGCCAAGCCGAACCCAGCCGCAGCCGTTGGTGCGAGCAGCCCACCAAGCTGTGCGTCTTCGAGATGATCTATTTCGCCAGGCCTGATAGCCGCTTCTTCGGCGAATCCCTTTATAGCTACAGGGTGCGAATTGGCGAGGCCCTGGCCCGGGAAACACCGGTTGAAGCCGACATAGTCATTGGCGTTCCCGATTCCGGTATTCCGGCAGCGATTGGCTATTCCCAGCTCAGCGGTATCCCGTTTGCTGATGGCTTGATCAAGAACCGCTATGTGGGCCGCACCTTCATCCAGCCCACCCAGGCGATGCGGGAGGCCGGCATCAGGGTGAAGCTCAACCCGCTGCCAGATGTGCTTGCCGGCAAGCGCGTTGTGGTGATCGACGACTCAATTGTGCGGGGCACCACCAGTCGCAAGTTGGTGCAAGCCCTGCGGGATGCCGGGGCCACTGAGGTGCATATGCGGATTAGTTCGCCGCCGGTTACCCATCCCTGTTTCTACGGCATCGATACCGATACCCAGGACCAGCTGATTGCTGCCCGCCTCACCCTGGAAGAAATCGCAACCCATCTTGGCGTCGATTCGCTCGCCTACCTGAGCAAGCAGGGCATGGTGGATGCGGCCCATGCAAATTCCGCCCACTTCTGCACCGCCTGCTTTGACGGCGCCTATCCCATCGAAATGGACGAGCAGGTGAGCTCCAGCAAGTTGATGCTTGAGCCGGCCGGTATCGCTGCCAAGGTGCTGCAAGAGCTCTAA